One Fibrobacter sp. UBA4297 DNA window includes the following coding sequences:
- the htpG gene encoding molecular chaperone HtpG produces MATEKMEFQTEVRDMLNLMINSLYSNKEIFLRELVSNAADALDKRRFLSLSNSSLLPVGTQLRIDISVNKEGKRLVVEDNGIGMNKEDLINCLGTIARSGTKNFIKNLKEGDKGSVDLIGQFGVGFYSVFMVAKKVEVLTLKAGETQGYLWSSEGTGEFEISEAPRDKVGTKITLYLKDDEDAEDFASEWKIKDIVQKYSGFVSYGIYFHPEAKKNDKGELEEKPEERLNEKTALWRQSEKEVTEEQYKDFYNVISHEADEPAAWSHSHAEGSQEFWSLVYIPSKAPFNIWHNDALHGLKLYVKKVFIMDDCKDLLPPWLRFVRGVVDSEDLPLNVSREILQNNKIITNIRKHVIKKVLDALQNMADKDAAKYNAWWRELGMVLKEGFYMNWEHLDELKMLLRFESTKTEGDALVSLDEYVKRMPEGQKEIYYLVGDKNAIKSNPMLEAFKAKGYEVLLMSDGIDEFMMSSLTEFGDKKFHDISRGDVDFEKTEEEKKAEEENKGIFKGLCENLQKVLDEDIKEVRVSSRLKDSPCCLVTSEDAMSAQMERMMKAMGQKNLPKSKRILEINPTHPICEMLKKKVEAKEDLGDWPKALYGQALLAEGSPLPNPAEYVAAITKLLTASVK; encoded by the coding sequence ATGGCAACAGAAAAGATGGAGTTCCAGACCGAAGTTCGCGACATGCTGAACTTGATGATCAATTCTCTTTACAGCAACAAGGAAATTTTCCTCCGCGAATTGGTTTCTAACGCAGCAGATGCACTCGACAAGCGTCGTTTCCTCTCGCTTTCGAACTCCAGCCTCCTCCCGGTGGGCACTCAGTTGCGCATCGATATTTCGGTGAACAAGGAAGGCAAGCGCCTCGTTGTCGAAGACAACGGTATCGGCATGAACAAGGAAGACTTGATCAACTGCTTGGGCACGATTGCTCGTAGCGGCACCAAGAACTTTATCAAGAATTTGAAGGAAGGCGACAAGGGTAGCGTCGATTTGATTGGCCAGTTTGGTGTGGGCTTCTACTCCGTGTTCATGGTCGCAAAGAAGGTCGAAGTGTTGACCTTGAAGGCCGGCGAAACTCAGGGTTACCTGTGGTCTTCCGAAGGCACGGGCGAATTCGAAATTTCTGAAGCCCCGCGCGACAAGGTGGGTACCAAGATTACTTTGTACCTGAAGGATGACGAAGACGCCGAAGATTTCGCCAGCGAATGGAAGATCAAGGACATCGTCCAAAAGTATAGCGGCTTTGTGAGCTATGGTATTTATTTCCACCCGGAGGCAAAGAAAAACGACAAGGGCGAACTTGAAGAAAAGCCCGAAGAACGTTTGAACGAAAAGACCGCTTTGTGGCGCCAGAGCGAAAAGGAAGTCACCGAAGAACAGTACAAGGACTTCTACAACGTCATCAGCCACGAAGCCGACGAACCGGCCGCCTGGAGCCACAGCCACGCCGAAGGTTCCCAGGAATTCTGGAGCCTCGTGTACATTCCGTCGAAGGCCCCGTTCAACATTTGGCACAACGACGCACTACACGGTCTGAAGCTCTATGTGAAGAAAGTCTTTATCATGGACGACTGCAAGGACTTGCTGCCGCCTTGGCTCCGCTTTGTGCGCGGCGTGGTCGATAGCGAAGACTTGCCGTTGAACGTGTCCCGTGAAATCTTGCAAAACAACAAGATCATCACCAACATTCGTAAGCACGTAATCAAGAAGGTGCTCGACGCTTTGCAGAACATGGCCGACAAGGATGCCGCGAAGTACAACGCCTGGTGGCGTGAACTCGGCATGGTCTTGAAGGAAGGCTTCTACATGAACTGGGAACATCTTGACGAGCTCAAGATGTTGCTCCGTTTCGAAAGCACCAAGACGGAAGGCGACGCTCTCGTCAGCCTCGACGAATACGTGAAGCGCATGCCGGAAGGCCAGAAGGAAATCTACTACCTCGTGGGCGACAAGAACGCCATTAAGTCGAACCCGATGCTTGAAGCATTCAAGGCCAAGGGCTACGAAGTGTTGCTCATGAGCGACGGCATCGATGAATTCATGATGTCTAGCCTCACGGAATTCGGCGACAAGAAGTTCCACGACATTTCCCGTGGCGATGTGGACTTCGAAAAGACCGAAGAAGAAAAGAAGGCCGAAGAAGAAAACAAGGGCATTTTCAAGGGTCTCTGCGAAAACCTGCAGAAAGTCTTGGACGAAGACATCAAGGAAGTCCGCGTTTCTAGCCGCCTCAAGGATAGCCCTTGCTGCCTCGTGACAAGCGAAGATGCGATGAGCGCCCAGATGGAACGTATGATGAAGGCTATGGGCCAGAAGAACTTGCCGAAGAGCAAGCGCATTCTGGAAATCAACCCGACACACCCGATTTGCGAAATGCTCAAGAAGAAGGTCGAAGCGAAGGAAGATTTGGGTGACTGGCCGAAGGCCCTCTACGGTCAGGCTCTGCTTGCCGAAGGTTCTCCGCTCCCGAACCCGGCAGAATATGTGGCTGCGATTACAAAGCTGCTGACCGCATCTGTCAAGTAA
- the pdxS gene encoding pyridoxal 5'-phosphate synthase lyase subunit PdxS gives MSTENRYELNKNLAQMLKGGVIMDVTTPEQAKIAEAAGAAAVMALERIPADIRAAGGVSRMSDPKMIKGIQDAVSIPVMAKCRIGHFVEAQLLEAIEIDYIDESEVLSPADDIFHINKHEFKVPFVCGARDLGEALRRIEEGASMIRTKGEPGTGDIVQAVRHIRLMNQEIARISSMREDELFNRAKELQVSYELVKYVHDHKRLPVVNFAAGGVATPADAALMMQLGAEGVFVGSGIFKSGNPAKRAAAIVQAVTNYKDAKLIAKLSEDLGEAMVGINENEIALLMAERGK, from the coding sequence ATGTCTACAGAAAACCGCTACGAACTCAACAAGAATCTCGCCCAAATGCTTAAAGGCGGAGTCATTATGGATGTGACTACCCCGGAACAGGCAAAAATCGCCGAAGCCGCCGGTGCAGCCGCCGTCATGGCCCTCGAACGCATCCCTGCCGACATCCGCGCCGCAGGCGGAGTCTCACGCATGAGCGACCCCAAGATGATTAAAGGCATCCAGGACGCCGTTTCCATCCCCGTGATGGCCAAGTGCCGCATCGGTCACTTTGTCGAAGCCCAACTCCTCGAAGCCATCGAAATTGACTATATCGACGAAAGCGAAGTACTCTCCCCCGCTGACGATATATTCCATATCAATAAGCACGAATTCAAAGTGCCGTTCGTCTGCGGTGCCCGCGATCTCGGCGAAGCCCTCCGCCGCATCGAAGAAGGCGCTTCCATGATCCGCACCAAAGGCGAACCAGGAACCGGCGACATCGTACAGGCAGTCCGTCACATTCGCCTCATGAATCAGGAAATCGCACGCATCTCGTCCATGCGCGAAGATGAGCTTTTCAACCGCGCCAAGGAATTGCAAGTCTCGTACGAACTCGTTAAATATGTTCATGACCACAAGCGACTCCCCGTCGTGAACTTCGCTGCAGGTGGCGTTGCCACTCCCGCCGATGCCGCCCTCATGATGCAGCTCGGCGCCGAAGGCGTGTTCGTCGGCTCGGGCATTTTCAAGTCCGGCAATCCAGCCAAGCGTGCCGCAGCGATTGTACAAGCAGTCACAAACTACAAAGACGCAAAGCTCATTGCCAAGCTCTCCGAAGATTTAGGCGAAGCGATGGTCGGCATCAACGAAAACGAAATTGCACTTTTAATGGCTGAACGAGGAAAGTAA
- a CDS encoding fibrobacter succinogenes major paralogous domain-containing protein: MKMFAKFVPFMLVTAMSVFTACGGDSGSNADSEEPVSSSAVKKSSNSNANSSSSKKVSSSSAKSSSSAKTSSSASNAKAIYDEKNNTMKDPRDNKTYKTVKIGDQVWMAENLNYNSGLSYCFGEEPSYKQNSHPGLCGTYGRLYKWDAATEVCPGGWHLPSKDEFETLIQTVGGSGNAGIKLKSVDGWKFEKKETVGTDEYGFTALPGGFRKEDDLSDYVTENIESYDFIGDKTEAYFWSSTEDVETSTRLDGNRILIDHAFCMSLENRYAKADIWGEPMINAMSVRCILDSKTSSNAKSSSSKAKSSSSAKSSSSAKSGSSVAVPKGCKTSTKDNCEYGELVDDRDGQTYKTVKIGDQWWIAQNLNYRREAKYKNDYCYCYNNSKDKCDKFGRLYVWTAAADACPEGWHLPSTAEWKTLIDAVGGEEVAGITLKTSGWNRGGDATDAFGFSVLPAGCRDWLYQDDYYEEGYQALFWSSNEYENSSGCVYFQSVYDGADIRSGNKDDGYSVRCVMDVEPKIIEPPVIIVPEAKACKTKTKDECEYGTLTDSRDKQTYKTVKIGSQIWMAENLNFETDSSYCFNDSAKYCSKYGRLYTWAAAMDSAGVWSENGKGCGYQKTCTPTYPVQGACPSGWHLPTKAEYDTLFAAIGGSETAGEKLKSTSGWSEGGNGTDDYSFSASPAGYRFINGIYPIYSEIGYLGFLWTSTEAESDEWCDETCRRVVACNVSLTSLNDDSFVGNVGKDDAYPVRCVKN; this comes from the coding sequence ATGAAAATGTTTGCAAAGTTTGTGCCGTTTATGCTTGTGACAGCTATGTCTGTCTTTACCGCTTGCGGTGGTGATTCTGGCAGCAATGCTGATTCAGAAGAACCGGTGTCTAGCAGCGCTGTGAAAAAATCCAGCAACAGCAACGCGAACTCCTCGTCAAGTAAAAAAGTTTCGTCTAGTTCTGCTAAGTCTTCTTCGTCTGCGAAAACATCCTCAAGTGCGAGCAACGCTAAGGCTATATATGACGAGAAAAACAACACCATGAAGGACCCTCGCGACAACAAGACCTACAAGACCGTGAAAATCGGCGATCAGGTCTGGATGGCGGAAAACTTGAATTATAATTCGGGCCTTAGCTACTGCTTTGGCGAAGAACCTTCATACAAACAAAATAGTCATCCGGGCTTATGCGGTACATACGGTCGACTTTATAAGTGGGATGCTGCAACGGAAGTTTGCCCTGGCGGCTGGCACTTGCCCTCTAAGGACGAATTTGAAACCTTGATCCAAACAGTTGGCGGTAGCGGTAATGCGGGAATAAAGCTCAAGTCTGTTGACGGCTGGAAATTTGAGAAAAAAGAAACTGTTGGAACGGATGAGTATGGTTTTACGGCCCTCCCTGGAGGCTTCAGAAAGGAAGACGATTTGAGTGATTATGTCACTGAGAATATTGAATCGTACGATTTTATTGGCGACAAGACCGAGGCGTATTTCTGGAGTTCTACGGAAGATGTTGAAACATCGACTAGGCTTGATGGCAATAGGATTCTGATCGATCACGCGTTCTGCATGTCTTTGGAAAATCGTTACGCAAAGGCTGATATTTGGGGCGAGCCGATGATTAATGCAATGTCCGTCCGTTGCATTCTGGATTCCAAAACTTCGTCTAACGCAAAGTCTAGCAGCAGCAAGGCAAAGTCTTCGTCTAGTGCGAAGTCTTCTTCGTCTGCGAAATCGGGGAGCTCTGTAGCTGTGCCCAAAGGCTGCAAAACTTCAACTAAAGATAATTGCGAGTATGGCGAGTTGGTGGATGACCGCGACGGACAAACTTACAAGACTGTGAAAATCGGTGACCAGTGGTGGATTGCCCAGAACCTGAATTACAGGAGAGAGGCTAAATACAAAAACGATTATTGCTATTGTTACAATAATTCAAAAGATAAATGCGATAAGTTTGGGCGCTTATATGTATGGACTGCAGCTGCGGACGCTTGTCCCGAGGGATGGCATCTACCATCCACAGCGGAATGGAAAACCTTGATTGACGCGGTGGGGGGCGAAGAAGTCGCTGGCATAACACTCAAGACGAGTGGATGGAATCGCGGTGGCGATGCGACTGATGCTTTCGGTTTTTCTGTGCTTCCTGCAGGTTGCAGGGACTGGCTCTACCAAGACGATTATTACGAGGAGGGATATCAAGCGCTCTTTTGGAGTTCTAATGAATATGAAAACAGTAGTGGATGTGTGTATTTTCAGAGTGTGTATGATGGTGCGGATATCCGCTCTGGAAACAAAGACGACGGCTATTCTGTTCGTTGCGTGATGGATGTCGAACCTAAAATTATAGAACCCCCGGTTATTATAGTGCCCGAGGCAAAAGCCTGCAAAACAAAAACTAAAGATGAATGCGAATATGGCACGCTAACGGACTCCCGTGACAAACAAACTTATAAAACCGTGAAGATAGGTTCGCAGATTTGGATGGCTGAGAATCTTAATTTTGAGACGGATAGTTCCTATTGCTTCAACGACTCCGCTAAGTACTGCTCCAAGTACGGTCGCCTTTACACTTGGGCCGCAGCAATGGACAGTGCTGGCGTATGGAGTGAAAACGGCAAAGGCTGCGGTTATCAAAAAACGTGTACACCCACCTATCCAGTGCAGGGGGCGTGTCCCAGTGGCTGGCATTTGCCTACGAAGGCTGAATATGATACTTTGTTTGCCGCAATTGGCGGCTCCGAGACTGCAGGTGAAAAACTCAAATCAACTTCTGGTTGGTCTGAAGGCGGTAACGGTACGGATGATTATTCCTTTTCGGCATCGCCTGCTGGATACAGGTTTATCAATGGAATATATCCCATTTACAGCGAGATTGGCTATCTCGGGTTTTTGTGGACGTCTACAGAGGCCGAAAGCGATGAGTGGTGCGATGAGACTTGCAGAAGAGTCGTCGCGTGCAATGTGTCTTTGACAAGCTTAAACGATGATTCATTTGTGGGCAACGTGGGTAAGGACGATGCATATCCAGTCCGCTGCGTCAAAAATTAG
- a CDS encoding DUF1846 domain-containing protein has translation MFKVGFDNDAYLKTQSEKIQERISKFGGKLYLEFGGKLFDDHHASRVLPGFAPDSKIRMLEKLKDKAEVIIAINAGDIEKNKVRGDLGITYDQDVLRLIDAFRGYGLYVSSVVLTRWQEQPSAVAYQKKLEGLGLKVYRHYPIAGYPSNIPLVVSDDGYGKNEFVETSRELVVVTAPGPGSGKMAVCLSQIYHENKRGVKAGYAKFETFPIWNIPLKHPVNLAYEAATADLNDVNMIDPFHLEAYGKTTINYNRDVEIFPVLNALFTRILGQSPYKSPTDMGVNMAGNCIVDDAAVCEAANAEIIRRYYNTLCQVRKGNAEKDQVYKLELVMEQAHISAKDRKVAVAAVAKAEETNGPAVAIELNDGSIITAKTSSLLGASSAMLLDALKHLAGIPDEVRLLSPMVIEPIQNLKTKQLGHKNPRLHMDEVLVALSVCALTDYNAKIALEKLPELRHCEVHSSVILSQVDVGVFRRLGVNLTSEPNYQTSKLYHG, from the coding sequence ATGTTTAAAGTTGGTTTTGATAACGATGCTTATCTAAAAACTCAATCTGAAAAAATTCAAGAACGTATCTCTAAATTTGGTGGAAAACTTTATCTTGAATTTGGTGGAAAACTTTTTGATGACCATCATGCAAGTCGCGTTTTGCCGGGCTTTGCTCCTGACTCCAAAATTCGCATGCTCGAAAAGCTCAAGGATAAGGCCGAAGTCATCATCGCCATCAATGCTGGCGACATCGAAAAGAACAAGGTTCGTGGCGACCTCGGGATTACTTACGATCAAGACGTTCTTCGCCTGATTGACGCTTTCCGCGGTTATGGTCTTTATGTGAGCAGTGTGGTGCTGACCCGCTGGCAAGAACAGCCGAGCGCAGTCGCTTACCAGAAAAAGCTCGAAGGCCTCGGACTCAAGGTCTATCGCCATTATCCGATTGCCGGTTATCCGAGCAACATCCCGCTCGTGGTGAGCGATGACGGTTATGGCAAGAATGAATTTGTTGAAACTTCTCGCGAACTTGTGGTGGTGACTGCTCCGGGGCCGGGTAGTGGAAAGATGGCTGTCTGCCTCTCGCAAATTTATCATGAAAACAAGCGCGGTGTCAAGGCTGGCTATGCCAAGTTTGAAACGTTCCCGATTTGGAACATCCCGCTCAAGCACCCGGTCAACCTCGCTTACGAAGCTGCAACGGCTGACTTGAACGACGTGAACATGATTGACCCGTTCCATTTGGAAGCTTACGGCAAGACAACGATTAACTACAACCGCGACGTCGAAATCTTCCCGGTGCTGAACGCTCTCTTCACGCGCATTTTGGGACAGTCTCCGTACAAGTCTCCGACGGACATGGGCGTGAACATGGCTGGCAACTGCATCGTTGACGATGCCGCTGTTTGCGAAGCCGCCAATGCCGAAATCATCCGCCGTTACTACAATACTTTGTGCCAAGTCCGCAAGGGCAATGCCGAAAAGGATCAAGTATACAAGCTTGAACTCGTGATGGAACAGGCTCACATCAGCGCTAAGGACCGCAAGGTCGCTGTCGCCGCTGTGGCAAAGGCCGAAGAAACGAATGGTCCGGCTGTCGCAATCGAATTGAACGATGGCTCGATTATCACAGCCAAGACTTCTTCGCTCTTGGGAGCCTCTTCTGCTATGTTGCTCGATGCTCTCAAGCATTTGGCTGGCATTCCGGACGAAGTCCGCCTGCTCTCTCCGATGGTGATTGAACCGATTCAGAACCTCAAGACGAAACAGCTCGGTCATAAGAACCCGCGCCTCCACATGGACGAAGTTCTCGTGGCACTCTCCGTTTGCGCTCTGACCGATTACAATGCAAAGATTGCGCTCGAAAAACTTCCGGAACTCCGCCATTGCGAAGTCCACTCCAGCGTGATTCTTTCGCAGGTTGACGTTGGTGTGTTCCGCCGTCTCGGTGTGAATTTGACATCTGAACCGAATTATCAGACGAGTAAATTATATCATGGCTAG
- a CDS encoding PD-(D/E)XK nuclease family transposase, whose translation MNQFISETLKGKTYIDPRTDTGFKKLFASKDAIKDFVDGILQLKGDDQIKNLNYSFEHTLRFMIPEERKVILDAFATTGSKRFLNIEMQKADHSFFIDRTILYKAFLIIKGKHEMEKSEEFKMLTKEEKEYKRYEVPETISIWICDFELPHRMDGYIDEWAIYSKEMLNSGTVETIFPKNKYIIVYLPKFNKTVDEVKDPVDAWLYVLKHAHEGDPLPDFGNEVVNEALNRIKIENLDKTTLTELEREMIAKEEIECRLAGAKIETRFEMVDAMLANPKLTDEDISAISKISLDEIKKRRAQH comes from the coding sequence ATGAATCAATTTATTTCTGAAACTTTGAAAGGAAAAACCTACATCGACCCGAGAACCGATACGGGTTTCAAAAAACTGTTTGCAAGCAAGGATGCTATCAAGGATTTTGTTGATGGAATCTTGCAGTTGAAGGGTGATGACCAAATCAAGAATTTGAATTATTCGTTTGAACATACGTTACGGTTTATGATTCCTGAAGAACGTAAGGTCATCTTGGATGCGTTTGCGACTACGGGTTCTAAGCGCTTCCTTAATATTGAAATGCAGAAGGCTGATCACAGTTTCTTTATTGACCGCACTATACTGTACAAAGCGTTCCTAATTATTAAAGGCAAACATGAAATGGAAAAATCGGAAGAATTTAAAATGCTCACAAAAGAAGAGAAGGAATATAAGCGTTATGAAGTTCCAGAAACAATTTCCATTTGGATTTGCGACTTTGAATTGCCTCACCGTATGGATGGTTACATCGATGAATGGGCTATTTATAGCAAGGAAATGCTGAATAGCGGAACCGTCGAGACGATATTCCCTAAAAATAAGTATATTATTGTATATCTGCCGAAGTTTAATAAAACCGTAGACGAGGTAAAAGATCCTGTTGACGCTTGGCTCTATGTGCTCAAGCACGCGCATGAGGGCGACCCACTCCCTGACTTTGGAAACGAAGTTGTCAACGAAGCCTTGAACCGCATCAAAATCGAGAATTTGGACAAAACCACTCTGACCGAACTGGAGCGAGAAATGATTGCAAAAGAAGAAATTGAATGCCGTTTGGCTGGTGCCAAGATTGAGACTCGATTTGAAATGGTCGATGCTATGCTTGCTAACCCCAAATTAACCGATGAGGATATTTCGGCAATTTCAAAAATTTCTCTGGACGAAATCAAAAAGCGTCGCGCTCAGCACTAG
- a CDS encoding undecaprenyl-diphosphate phosphatase → MFESIILGLLQGLAEFLPISSSGHLVLGHELLGMNEAGMFFDIMLHAGTLLSIFVVFHKKITDIIVGCLRRDRDQLREAGYIILASIPTALIGLGFKDALESLFENPRAVCVAELFTGLLLFTSQWGPTGAKHPDNEGIKMNWWRALVTGTVQGIACIPGISRSGSTISAMMFMGVNRKYAGEFSFLMSIPAVGGAALLDCIKWIKCQTMTPEKALLNPEKALKCVDAGGFTPELLVGMIVAFIFGIIALKWLMNFVQKGKFQHFAWYVWAVGILGLIFLK, encoded by the coding sequence ATGTTCGAATCTATCATTCTCGGCCTGTTGCAGGGCCTCGCCGAATTCCTCCCCATCTCCAGCTCCGGCCATTTAGTGCTCGGGCACGAACTTTTAGGCATGAACGAAGCAGGCATGTTCTTCGACATCATGCTCCACGCAGGCACGCTGCTTTCCATCTTCGTGGTGTTCCACAAGAAGATTACGGACATCATCGTCGGATGCCTCCGCCGTGACCGCGACCAGCTCCGCGAAGCGGGCTACATCATTCTCGCTAGCATCCCGACAGCACTCATCGGCCTCGGTTTCAAGGACGCACTCGAAAGCCTGTTCGAAAATCCGCGCGCCGTCTGCGTTGCAGAACTTTTCACCGGTCTTTTGCTTTTCACATCGCAGTGGGGCCCGACCGGCGCCAAGCACCCGGATAACGAAGGCATCAAGATGAATTGGTGGCGAGCTCTCGTGACCGGCACCGTGCAGGGCATCGCTTGCATTCCGGGCATCAGCCGCAGCGGTTCGACCATCAGCGCTATGATGTTCATGGGCGTGAACCGCAAGTACGCCGGCGAATTCAGCTTCCTCATGAGCATTCCGGCCGTTGGCGGTGCAGCACTCCTCGATTGCATCAAGTGGATCAAGTGCCAGACTATGACTCCGGAAAAAGCGCTCCTCAACCCGGAAAAGGCTTTGAAGTGCGTTGATGCCGGCGGATTCACCCCGGAACTCTTGGTCGGCATGATTGTCGCATTTATCTTTGGAATCATCGCCCTCAAGTGGCTCATGAACTTTGTCCAGAAAGGCAAGTTCCAGCACTTCGCCTGGTACGTCTGGGCAGTGGGTATTTTGGGATTGATTTTCTTGAAATAG
- the pdxT gene encoding pyridoxal 5'-phosphate synthase glutaminase subunit PdxT: MKIGVLAVQGAFAEHRTALEKLGVETFEIRQLRDLNQHFDGLVLPGGESTVQGKLLHDLGLFEPLRERIESGLPTFGTCAGLILLAEKLSNDGHTYFATTPVTVERNAYGRQLGSFYTEENFEGIGKIPMTFIRAPLIQRVSKGVQVLATVQNQIVAVRYKNQLAISFHPELNSDLRVHQYFVEEIVKTNQITVKDAA; this comes from the coding sequence ATTAAAATTGGTGTGCTCGCCGTACAGGGAGCGTTTGCAGAACACCGAACCGCACTTGAAAAGCTCGGCGTTGAAACGTTTGAAATCCGCCAGTTGCGCGACCTAAATCAACACTTTGACGGTCTCGTGCTCCCCGGTGGAGAAAGCACCGTACAAGGAAAGCTTTTGCACGACCTCGGACTTTTCGAGCCTTTACGCGAACGCATTGAAAGCGGACTCCCGACTTTTGGAACTTGCGCAGGACTTATATTGCTTGCCGAAAAATTGAGCAACGACGGTCACACGTATTTTGCGACAACGCCCGTCACTGTAGAACGCAATGCCTACGGTCGGCAGCTCGGGAGTTTCTACACCGAAGAAAATTTTGAGGGAATCGGGAAAATCCCGATGACATTCATCCGAGCCCCGCTCATACAGCGCGTAAGCAAAGGCGTACAAGTTCTCGCGACCGTCCAAAACCAAATCGTCGCCGTGCGGTACAAGAATCAACTCGCTATTTCGTTCCACCCAGAACTCAATAGCGATTTACGAGTGCATCAATATTTCGTGGAGGAAATTGTGAAAACGAATCAAATCACTGTGAAGGACGCGGCTTGA
- a CDS encoding PLP-dependent aminotransferase family protein, with translation MLSYDISKAGDDTLYHFLYRSIKDDILSGRLEADAKLPSKRPFANALGVSVVTVENAYEQLLAEGFIYSLPRKGFFVAAIQSKNPRILPKPIPAKQSRESQRVELPKATHYIADFVNNQVDASTFPFSTWAKITRKVLCEQQNELLTRSPNSGVIALRKAIAKMLLDFRGMRVDPEQIVVGAGTDCLYTWLVQLLGFDKKYGVEDPGYSKISKIYQKLNVVCNFIPLDEQGVRIDQLEETCTDVVHLSPSHHFPTGKVMPVSRRYELLSWAAKSSNRYIVEDEYDSEFRMVGRPIPALQNIDVQDKTVYINSFSKTLASTVRVGYMILPKPLAKKFHKEFSFYTCTVSNLEQYVLAKFISGCHYEKHINRMRNFYRHRRDTLLDIIRRSPLHDRVEVAEQDAGLHFILKVKTTLSDEEFCNRALEKGVRIGALSDYYTMAEPSQHEFVINYSSVPEKQMKKAISLLEKIME, from the coding sequence ATGCTCTCATACGACATTTCAAAAGCGGGGGATGATACTCTTTATCATTTCTTGTATCGTTCTATCAAAGACGATATTCTGTCGGGGCGTCTGGAGGCGGATGCGAAGCTTCCGTCGAAACGTCCGTTTGCAAATGCGTTGGGCGTGAGCGTCGTGACGGTTGAAAATGCATACGAGCAGCTTTTAGCGGAGGGCTTCATTTACTCGCTCCCGCGCAAGGGCTTTTTCGTTGCGGCGATTCAATCAAAAAATCCGCGAATTCTCCCAAAGCCTATTCCCGCCAAGCAATCCCGTGAATCGCAACGCGTTGAACTGCCAAAGGCGACTCATTACATTGCCGATTTTGTTAATAATCAAGTAGATGCTTCGACGTTCCCGTTCTCAACGTGGGCGAAGATTACGCGAAAAGTCCTTTGCGAACAGCAAAATGAGCTGCTGACTCGTTCGCCGAATTCTGGCGTTATCGCGCTTCGAAAAGCGATCGCCAAGATGCTTCTGGATTTTCGCGGAATGCGTGTGGATCCGGAACAGATTGTCGTTGGCGCTGGGACGGATTGCCTTTACACTTGGCTTGTGCAACTATTGGGCTTTGATAAAAAGTACGGCGTAGAAGATCCCGGCTACAGCAAGATTTCTAAGATCTACCAAAAGCTAAATGTTGTTTGCAATTTTATCCCGCTAGATGAACAGGGCGTTCGCATAGACCAACTAGAAGAAACGTGTACCGATGTCGTTCATCTTTCGCCGTCGCACCATTTCCCGACTGGCAAGGTGATGCCTGTGAGCCGTCGCTACGAGCTTTTGAGCTGGGCTGCAAAATCTAGCAACCGCTACATCGTCGAAGACGAATACGATAGCGAGTTCCGCATGGTGGGCCGCCCGATACCTGCGTTGCAGAACATTGACGTGCAAGACAAGACGGTTTATATAAATTCATTTTCTAAAACGCTTGCCTCTACAGTGCGCGTGGGCTACATGATTCTCCCGAAACCGCTTGCGAAAAAATTTCACAAAGAATTTTCATTTTACACGTGCACTGTATCGAACCTTGAACAGTACGTACTCGCAAAATTCATCAGCGGCTGTCATTACGAAAAGCACATCAACCGCATGCGCAATTTTTACCGCCACCGTCGCGATACTCTGCTTGATATCATCCGTCGCAGTCCGCTTCACGACCGCGTTGAAGTCGCTGAACAAGATGCAGGCTTGCACTTTATTCTAAAAGTGAAGACAACGCTTTCCGATGAAGAATTTTGCAATCGGGCTCTCGAAAAAGGCGTTCGCATCGGGGCACTTTCGGATTACTACACAATGGCCGAACCCTCACAACATGAATTTGTCATCAACTATTCCTCCGTGCCCGAAAAACAGATGAAAAAGGCTATTTCGCTGCTTGAAAAAATTATGGAATGA
- a CDS encoding YkvA family protein, which produces MANGKVYDDVEVHDMNDIHRERRTVKAGDEQNGAPVVWKALSVIIAMLAVLYDLSPIDAVPDAIPLFGWLDDVGFTLMAALNAYQHFAKDQSAMIVRLAKYVKWMMVAFVVLAGVAVGGLITAIIALVTH; this is translated from the coding sequence ATGGCTAATGGTAAAGTTTACGATGATGTTGAAGTTCACGATATGAATGATATACACCGTGAGCGTCGGACTGTGAAAGCGGGGGATGAACAGAATGGCGCTCCCGTTGTTTGGAAAGCACTTTCCGTGATTATCGCCATGCTGGCGGTTCTTTATGACTTGTCTCCGATTGACGCCGTTCCCGATGCAATTCCGCTCTTTGGCTGGCTCGATGATGTCGGCTTTACATTAATGGCAGCCCTCAACGCTTACCAGCATTTTGCAAAGGATCAGTCAGCAATGATAGTCCGCCTTGCAAAATATGTCAAGTGGATGATGGTTGCCTTTGTCGTGCTTGCGGGTGTTGCCGTTGGTGGTCTTATAACGGCGATAATCGCACTCGTTACGCACTAG